ACCGCTTTGGTTTCCAAAGAGCCTGTGGGTAGGACAGCGATCTGAAAAAACGAGTTTTTCAGGGTCGACTATCGTAGCTGACACGCTCACGCAAACCCTGCAGGTCCAATTCCCGATGGCATCGAGGCGGGTAATCTCGCCATCCCAGAGTTGCCATGCCGGTATCAGCAATGAATCATGCTCAACAGCGCGCGCGCCCTGCTCATCCCAACATAGTGAAGCGAACGTAGGGACTCGATATGCCCAGGTCTTGGCATATCGACAAGAACAACTACCTCGCTCTCAAGCCCTTTGAAATCTCCGATCTGTGCAAAGCCAATGAAATGACGATTTCTGTTACGGGGTGAAGCATCGTCCAGAACGGAGATTGAATTTCGCAAATTCTCGGAAAGAGAAGACGCCCAAGACTGTACAAATGGTAAAGGCGAAAGTATGACGATATCTCCTCGGTTGAATCCCTCGCCATCCACTAGATCGTGCAGCTCTTTCTCTAGAGCTGGGATAGCACTGTCTGCGTCCGCGACAAGAACATCACGTACCGCAGGTCCATCACCAACGCCTGAATTACCCACATCAGCGCTCAGATCACCTTGTATCCGCTGCAGGATCGGCAGTGAGTTCCGGCAATTCGTCTTCAGAGGGATTCGCGCCGGGCAAATACTTTCCAGATACTCATAGGCATCGGGCATATAGGAGCCACACAGGCCGGATTGATTGTTGGCGTCGTGAAAAAAACACCAACGGCCTTCGCTTATGCCACCATGTAAACAGCTATCAAGCTGGGCCAGCGCATCCATGTTCAATATGTCCTGACCTTCATCGACGATCAACGCATCGAATCTTTCAATGCCGGCACGCTTGGCGGCGACATGAATCGACTCCGTCAAGCTGACAATCAGCCCGGGCACGGCGTTCCGTTCCAGGAAGCGCTTGAGCCAAGGTGAATGGCAGGCCAGTGCGGTTCTCATTCCAGATGCGCCCCAGCGCTTCGCCAGTTCAAGCGCCAGCATTGTTTTCCCTGTCCCGGCACCTCCGGAACATATTACCCGCGGGTTTGCTTCGACGACATCGATCAACTTCAACTGATCCTCTGTCAGGCGGGCAATACGCGTTTCGACCTCATGGGCAGAAACATGCAATGGTACAACAGCCTCGAAATCGGGTCGCAAGTGCTGCTGCAATACTTTCAATTGCGAAGGGGTTGCGACACCCTTGCAAGGATCCTTCGCACGCCAGTACCTCATAAATCGTTCCAGCCACTTTTCGAACTGCCTGAAGTCCCGGCCGTCCGCAAGAACGGCGCGATCCCACTCAGCACTATCGGGAAGCCGCTCGACATCCGGCATGACTACACCGTAACCAACCACAAATACATTCGAGAGAGAAGCGGGAAGCTTTCCCCGCAAACCATGCAGCGCCCCCTCCGCTTGTTTGAACGGTGACTCCCGCAATCGCTCAGTTTCACCATACCGGTTCGTGGTTTCCCAGATGCCATCATGGCAGGACACTCCGCCGCCTTTGACCTCCAGCACGAAAAGGCCTTCCGGCCCGCATATAACAAAGTCGATTTCTCCAAACCGCTTGTATTCATGCCGCGGGAGGTTGAGTGAGTGCATGGCAAACCAGCCGTTCTGGTCCGGCCTGGAAAATGCCGAGCGCAGCTGGTCAAATATTCGTATTTCCGCATTACTGCTGGTGACCAGGGGTTGGCTGGGAATCATCCGCATGATGAACCGTTTCCGTTTTCCTTTTCTTCGATTTCTTGCAAACTTCCAAGTTTCTTGCGCACTTCGGATTCGATCAGGGGAGCTATTGGCGGCCATTGTCCCAAACGATGAAGAAATTTGGCCTCATCCACTTCTTCCTTAACAGTCGTTACCCTACCTGGCAGCACTACCTGCAAGCCTTTTCGTTCAAAGCTTTCAGGTAAATTACCCTCCTCCAAAGTGATGCGTGTCTGAATGCAATCGTTCCAATTGCATCTGCTCGCGAGTTCTACGGCTACGTCATTCTTCACACTGTTCAACCCACCGCTTGGCGATGTAAAAATTTCTCGCAAGGGCTTCGGCCGTGGCGGCGCACTCATGACAAGGTTTTCACCTTGTTTACGGTGCTCAGCGTCCACCATCCGAAAAGCCACGTAGGCAGACATAATCGGATCGCGCAGCTCCTTAGGCAACTGCAGCCAGCTATCGCGCACACCGAACAGGATTCCAGCAAGAATGTACTCGGCATCACTCAATAACGGATGCGAAAACTCTAGTAGTTCCGTGCAATTCTCGCGCAGGCAGAACAACAGTAAAGGTCTCGATAAAGACCCCTTGTGCCTCTCAAGCAGTTCAGTGATTGTT
This sequence is a window from Syntrophales bacterium. Protein-coding genes within it:
- a CDS encoding NERD domain-containing protein, with protein sequence MRMIPSQPLVTSSNAEIRIFDQLRSAFSRPDQNGWFAMHSLNLPRHEYKRFGEIDFVICGPEGLFVLEVKGGGVSCHDGIWETTNRYGETERLRESPFKQAEGALHGLRGKLPASLSNVFVVGYGVVMPDVERLPDSAEWDRAVLADGRDFRQFEKWLERFMRYWRAKDPCKGVATPSQLKVLQQHLRPDFEAVVPLHVSAHEVETRIARLTEDQLKLIDVVEANPRVICSGGAGTGKTMLALELAKRWGASGMRTALACHSPWLKRFLERNAVPGLIVSLTESIHVAAKRAGIERFDALIVDEGQDILNMDALAQLDSCLHGGISEGRWCFFHDANNQSGLCGSYMPDAYEYLESICPARIPLKTNCRNSLPILQRIQGDLSADVGNSGVGDGPAVRDVLVADADSAIPALEKELHDLVDGEGFNRGDIVILSPLPFVQSWASSLSENLRNSISVLDDASPRNRNRHFIGFAQIGDFKGLESEVVVLVDMPRPGHIESLRSLHYVGMSRARALLSMIHC